The genomic DNA AATGCACCGAGAAAAATATCCATCCCAATATAAAAAGCGATCGCTAATCCAGGTAAGACTGCATGGGCAACCACATCACCGAGAAGCCCCATATGCTGCACGATTAGATAACTTCCAACTACCGCCGATAAAATCCCAATGAGAACACCGATCGCGATCGCATTTCGCATAAACTCGAATCCCAAAGGCTCAATCAACCAATTCAACATAATTTTTATTCCTAAATATTAACTTGAACGGCGCGAAGCGCTGTTCAAGTTAGGTAACTTCTTTCTGCATCAAAATCACGCTATCGCCATAGGCGCGTTTAATGTTTTGGGTGGTAATCACCTCATCGCGATCGCCTTCAGCGATGAGTTCTTTATTCAGCAGCAACAGGCGATCGTAATTATCTAAATTGGAACCAAGATCGTGAGTAATCACTAACAGAATTTTGTTTTGAGATTTTAATTCAGCAAACACATCAAAAATTACGGCTTCGGTTTTCTTATCCACGCCCACAAACGGCTCGTCAAAAAATAGTAATTCTGCTTCTTGGGCGATCGCTCTAGCGAGAAATACCCTTTGCTGCTGACCACCTGATAATTCACCAATTTGGCGATCGCGCAAGTCCCACATACCAACACGATGAAGTGCTGATTTAACAATGCTTTCACAATGACAACCAGACTTCTTGATCCAGCCCAACCAATTGCGATGGCGGGTGCGAGACATCATCACCGCTCCCCATACAGTCACAGGAAAATCCCAATCGACCTGCGATCGCTGCGGCACATAGGCAACCTTGCGGAGTTGTCGGTGCAAGGATCGCGATCGATAGCGTACATGACCGCTAGAAGCTGGAACTAATCCTAAAATGGCTTTGAAAACTGTACTTTTGCCAGCCCCATTCGGTCCAATTACCGCCACCATTTGCCCAGAAGCGATCACAAAGCTGACATCATCCACTGCACTGACATCGTGATAGCTGACTCCTAGATGCTCGACTTCTAACATATTTTTTGTTTTTTATTTATTGCAACCCCAACCCGTAGGATTGCGTCCCAATGGGACGCAATCCTACGGGTTGGGATAATTTCTTTCGTACAGACACTTATTAGCTTGATAATGATTATCATTATTGATATAATTAAAACACCTCAGCGTCATATTGTCGCGATCCTGTATGTCCATAGACCTGTTCCCTCGAAAACCTGAAGTTTCCCCACAGCAATTACAACAGCTCAAGGATTGGCTATATGAAATCCTGCAAATCGATCGCCACACGGTTATCTCAATCAATCAACTGCAATGCCAAGACTCTGGTTGTCCACCTATTCAGACAGCGATCGCCGTGATGACTAGTCCCCATCGCATAATTCGGATTCACAAGGCGATTCCCGATATCGCCTATACCGATGTGGTGCAAGCGATCGCTAATCCAAATCCAAATCGATAATCTTGTATAAACCTATGACTACAAACTTCTCTCAAATTCCTGTCACCGTCTTAACTGGCTATCTCGGTGCAGGCAAAACCACTTTGCTCAATCGCATCCTCACTCACGAACATGGCAAAAAAGTTGCTGTGATTGTCAATGAATTTGGAGAAGTGGGCATCGATCATAAATTGGTAGTTAATGCCGATGAAGAAATCTTTGAAATGAATAATGGTTGCATTTGCTGTACTGTTCGCGGTGACCTGATTCGGATTATTACGAACTTGATGCGCCGCCGTGACAAGTTCGACCATTTAGTAATTGAAACGACAGGACTCGCCGATCCTGCCCCAGTAATTCAAACCTTTTTTGTTGATGAAGATGTCAGCGCCAAAACCAAACTAGATGCAGTGGTCACCGTCGTTGATGCTAAACATATCTCTCAGCATTGGGATGCGGAAGAAGCACAGGAGCAAATCGCTTTTGCGGATATCATTTTACTCAATAAAACTGATCTGGTAAGTGAAGCAGAGCTACTAGAGCTAGAACAACGCATTAAATCCATGAACTTGATGTGTAAAATCTATCGCACTCAAAACTCTGAGATTGAGATGGATGCAGTTTTAGGCGTTGGTGCATTTCAGCTAGATCGAGCATTGCAAATCGATCCTGAGTTTCTCGGCGAAGATGCCCACGAACATGATGATACGGTGAAATCTGTCGTGATCGTGGAAGTAGGTGAACTTAATTTACCCAAGGTCAATGCTTGGATTAGCAGGCTACTTCGCGAACAAGGTGTAGATATTTTTAGGATGAAGGGAATTCTCAATATCAAAGGAATTGAGGAACGGTTTGTGTTTCAAGGTGTGCATATGTTATTTGACGCTACACGCGATCGCCTATGGAATCCAGATGAGAATCGTCAGAATGAATTAGTATTCATCGGGCGCAACCTTGACTCAGAGCAACTAAAATCCGATTTTCTCGCTTGTATGCATTGAAGAGAATTTAATACCTTTATGTTTAGTTTTGGTATTTAGTTTTTGTATTTAAAATGCGATTGGCGCTAAAACACAAAATCACGGTAAATCCGAATCAAATTAGCCACTAAAAAATCATGCAAAATTCTCAACTAGATGTGCCTAAACGAGGAATGCCTGTAACGATTGTTACGGGTTTTCTGGGTAGTGGAAAAACGACACTTCTCAATCAAATTCTCAAAAATCGTCAAGATTTAAAAGTGGCGGTTTTGGTGAATGAATTTGGCGACATTAACATTGATGGACAGTTACTTGTCGATATTGAAGATGGCATGGTGGAGCTTAGCAATGGTTGTATTTGCTGCACGATCAATGACAGCTTGGTTGATGCTGTATATAACGTTTTAGAACGGCATGAGCGAATTGATTATATGGTGATCGAGACAACTGGCGTTGCCGATCCTCTGCCGATCGCCTTGACCTTTTTGGGAACAGAACTAAAACATCTAACGCGCCTCGATTCCATCCTTACAGTGATCGATGCGGAGACATTTACTGCCGATCATTTTGGTAGTGAAGCAGCACTTAGTCAGGTGCAATACGGCGATATAGTATTGCTAAACAAAACGGATTTAGTCCCAGAAGCACAAGTTGATCTATTGGAGGCATACCTTCGCCAGACTAAATCTAAGGCGAGAATTTTGCGATCGCAACATGGTGAAGTTCCCTTACCTCTAATCCTAGATGTGGATCTAGCCGAGACTAGTGCTTATAATCAAGTAGAGAACGAGGATGAGCATCATAAACATGAGCATCACGAACACCATGAACATGAGCATCATAAACATGAGCATCACGAACATGAACATCATCACCACTCTGACCATTTAGCCAATGATGGATTTATCTCTGTCTCATTTCAAAGCGATCGCCAATTTGATCTAGACAAATTCACCTATTTCCTTGATAAGGTAATGCCCGTTGATGTATTTAGAGCTAAAGGGGTTCTTAGTTTTTCCGCTCAAGATATGCGTTTTATTTTTCAATTGAGTGGAAAGCGCTACGAGCTAAACTATGACCATCGCAAGAAGCCTATTGACAATCAATTAGTTCTCATTGGTCGAAATCTTGATGCACAGTTGCTTCAACAACAATTGCAAGAATGCTTGGTATAGAAATGTAAGGTAAAACTCAAAGTGGCGGCGCGAAGCGCCGCCACTTTGAGTTTGGGGTTTGATTTGTCCTAGCTGTATATTGCATTGCTATATAATTTATCTGAACAATGTAATAGCTAAAAAATGCCTGACAATTGGATTGAGACGCTTAAATATGATGCTCAAGGATTGATTCCTGCGATCGCGCAAGATCACCAAGATGGCACAATTTTGATGATGGCATGGATGAATCGTCATGCGCTGGAATTAACGGTTTCGACTGGTGAAGTGCATTATTGGAGCCGATCGCGTCAAGAGCTATGGCATAAGGGTGCAACTTCGGGGCATATTCAGAAGTTAAAAAAACTATATTACGATTGCGATCGCGATGTGATTTTGGTCAAAATTGAGCAGGTTGGCGATATTGCTTGTCACACTGGCGCGAGAAGTTGTTTTTTTACAGAAGTTCCGATAGAGCTTTGAGATTTTTAATTACGAATTACGAATTACGAATTACGAGTTGTTAAATTCGTAATTCGTAATTTTCAATTTCCCTTTGTACTTTTTTGAATGCTGCCTATAATGCGACATAGTTCTTCTACATCGGGGTATATACTTTCAAATTCTTTTGATGTCAGGTAGTCGGTATCTTTTAATAATCTTAACCAGTAGCTTGTTTCACGGGCTTCTTTATACGCTATGGAAAGTTTAGAGATAAAGTCAGCTTTTGATTGTCCGCCGATCGCTTCTTCAACATTCGCGCCGATGCTTGTTCCCGATCGCAATATTTGTTTGGACAGCACATATTCTTTTTTCGTGTTTATTAGATGTTGATATAGTTTGACGATCCGCACTGCGAAGGCGTAACTTTTTGTTTGGACTACATTTTCAAGTTTCATTTATGAGTGAAATTATAAATTACGCATTATAAATCAAGAAATTTTAACTCGTAATTCGTAATTCGTAATTCGTAATTAAAAAATCTCGTAATTCGTAATTAAATAATTCTCATATGATTTTTGCCTCAGCATTATTTTTGTTTTTATTCTTACCGATCGCCTTAGCAGGATATTTTCTGATTAGCTCAAAGCTCCTGTATCTAAGGAATATTTTTCTATTGATCATGAGCTTGATCTTTTATGCATGGGGAGAGCCAGTTTATGTTTTCCTGATGATTTTTTCTATTTTGCTGAACTATATGGCGGGAGTGCTATTACATCTACATCGTCAAAAACTGCTTACCGTCATTAAAGAACATCAAATACTCTTAATATCAATTATCAGTAATTTAGGATTGTTATTCTATTTTAAATACGCTAATTTTTTCGTCAATAATCTCAACGTAGTTCTGCAAAATCTTTCAATTCCTGCGATCGCATATTCTCAAGTTCCACTGCCCATTGGCATATCCTTTTTTACTTTTCAAGCAATGTCCTATGTGATCGATGTCTATCGGAAAGAAACAGATGTGCAGTTAAATCCCATTAATTGTGGGCTATACGTTAGCCTATTTCCGCAACTCATTGCAGGTCCAATTGTTCGTTATCATGATGTCGCTAAGCAAATTGTGTCACGGACAGTCACCAGACCACAGTTTTCTGCGGGAATTCAGAGATTTATTTTTGGATTAGCTAAAAAAACGATGCTAGCAAATCCATTAGGAGAAGTCGCCGATAAAATCTTTGCCGTACCAGTGCATGAAGTCACTACAGGCATGGCTTGGTTAGGAATTGCTTGCTACACATTACAGGTCTATTTTGATTTCTCAGGATATTCCGACATGGCGATCGGATTGGGACGGCTGTTTGGATTTGAATTTCTAGAGAATTTTAATTATCCATATATTGCCCAATCTATGCGTGACTTTTGGCGAAGATGGCATATTTCCCTGTCCACTTGGTTTCGCGACTACCTATACATTCCTATGGGTGGCAATCGTGGCTCTTCACTGCGGACTTATCTCAATTTGTGGATTGTGTTTTTACTATGTGGGTTATGGCATGGCGCAAGTTGGAATTTTGTCATTTGGGGAGCCTTACATGGAGCTTATTTGGTAATTGAAAGATTGGGCTGGCACAAATATCTCGATCGCTTATGGATACCAGTACGACATCTATATACATTATTACTAGTGATGATTGCATGGGTATTTTTTCGAGCAGAATCCGTGAGTCAAGCAATTCAATATTTAGGAAGCATGATCGGGATTACTGATGCCAATGGAGTCAATCATTTCACCATGCTCTATTTTGATTTGAAGACCCTAATTAACTTAATAATGGGGAGTATACTGGCAACTCCCATAGCAAGTTGGGTTGCAATCCAATTACAAAAGAAAATTATTTCTCCAAAATTTAGTCATCTTCAGCCCGTTCTATACGGTGGATATTATTCACTTTTAGTTAGCCTATTTCTGATTTCCGCCGCCAGTTTAGCCGCAGGAACATATAATCCATTTATCTATTATCGCTTTTAAGTCTCTAGACAGTTTGCTCCATGCACACAGAAAACTCTAAAAACAAAGCATCTCGGATATTTGACAATCTATTGATTGTGACTTTTGTAATCGGGCTGTTTTTACCTTTAGTTTTAACTCATAATCGCAAAGAATCAGCGACGGAAAAACGTAAACTTGCTGAGTTTCCCGAATTGAAGTGGGATCAAAAAAGCATGACTAAATTCCCGTCACAGTTTGAATCATTCTTTAATGATCATTTCGGATTACGCGATCAGTTAACTCAGGTTTATTCTTTATACAGCATCATATTAAAGAATTCCTCAAATCCTAAAGTGCTGATTGGATTAGATGATTGGTTATTTTATGTTAATCCTTCGGAAGGTAACAGTCTTGAGGATTATCGGAGAAATGATCCCTTCACTCCAGAAGAACTCAGAAGCTGGAAAATCGGATTAGAAGCAAAGCATAAGTGGCTGAAGCAACAGGGAATCTCCTATCTCTTTGTAGCTGTGCCTGACAAATACTCTATTTATTCAGAGTATATGCCTGAGCATATTCGTCAAGTTGGGAAACAAACCCGCCTAGATCAACTAATAGAATATATGAAAGATTCGGAGGTAACAGTCCTAGATTTAAGACCTGCATTGCTGGCAGCAAAGCAACAGGGACAATTATTTTATAAAACTGATACTCATTGGAACAATTTTGGCGCTGCGATCGCACAGCATGAAATTATCCGCACCATCCAGAAAGTTTATCCAAATCTTAATCCAATTAACTACTCTTGGCAAGATTTTGGATTGATAGAATACAAGTCAGGGGATATTGCTAATATGTTAAATATTTCTTACTTCCTTAAAGAGATGGTTCCTGAACTGCGTAAACCATTACCCAGATGCGACAAACAAATTGCAGAGAAGCACCCTGAAGATCAGATGAAGGCGACCTTTTTTACAGATTGTCGAATTGATGCACCAAAGGCGTTGATTTTTAGAGATTCATTTTTTATTGCCTTACAGCCCTATATTTCTCAATATTTTGCTAAGACTGTTTATGTTTGGGAATGGCCAGATATTAAATTATTAGAGAAATATCTGCAATACAATCATCCTGACATTGTGATTGAAGCCCGTGTAGAAAGGCATTTAAAATTCATAAAATAATGGCGCTAAGCGTCATTATTTTATGAATCGCATCTATCCAAGCTCACACAACACCAAAACCGCAGTGAGATTGTCATGACCATTGACGTTATTTCCTAACTCAATGAGTCTATCTAAACCAGTTTGCAGATCGACTTCCTTATTTAAAATTGGTAATAAATGCGATCGCCAATTATCGTCGATCACGTCGTTGTCACACAAACCATCAGAACACAGTAGAAACAAGGTTGACTCGGTCAGCGTAAAAAACTCAATCGAGGGCTCAAGGCGATCACTAGGATTAGGACCAAGCGCTTGAGTAAGCTGATGAGCATCAGGTCTAGACTGCGCTATTTCAGGCTCAACACCAAGATCCAGTAATTGATTGAGAACCTCATGGTCGCGTGTGATTTGTTCTAATTTTGGTTCTGCCTCTAATTTTGATTCTGATTCGAGATTAGGGCTATTAGTAACTTTATAGATACGGCTGTCACCAACATGAGCAATTACAACATCTAGATCATGAATTCCTAAAACAACTAGAGTTGTTCCCATTCTGCCTAGAGACTTCCGTTTTTCATTTTCATTCTTGATGAAAATTGCTTGATTAGCATTGCAGATAATCTCATTAAGCTTCTTCTCCCCCGGCAAAGTGTCGATCCAAAATGGGCGAAACTGATCAGTAATCGAATTAACCGCGATCGCACTCGCAACTTCGCCACCGTCATGCCCACCCATACCATCGCACAACACAAACAAACCGCGATAACTGCGATCGCTAATTTGGCTTTTGCCATTAATGCTGCGAGTTTGAAAAACCGTAACAAAATCATCCTCATTGCGATCGCGTTGTATTCCCACATCGGTCTTGCCAGCATAGGTTATATCCTGTAACTGCACTGTGGAAGATACAATCATCGATGTTTCTGAATCAACATCTGCAAAGTCTTCTAAATTGAACTCCAGTGGCAATTCCTCCAGATCTTCTGAGCCATCCCATGATTTTTCTATGTCGCTCACCAATTGAGAAGATGCCAAATCTTTTACCTGAATTTTGATTGTGTCTAATACAGACTCTAAATTCAATGGTCTTGTTGGCACTGAGGAAGGTTGTAGAGCCTCTTCTCCAAGAATATTTAAGACGATATCTATAGCAATTTTAGCGCCGCAAAATTGACAAAATTGGTGGCTATCAGGATTTGCAGCTTTACAACTAGGACAGATGCTCATAATTATTATTGCGTTGGCACAATGCTATAAATTTTGGCTAATAATAGAGAAGAAGACTTTAAGGTAATCGCACCCATGACTGATTCTACCAGACTCAATCCCGCTGAAGAGATCGCCCTTGGACGAGACTTTATGACACTTTCTCAGCATGTTCTTTCAACGTTTGGGACATTTTCGGCTGAGTCATACGATCTGAGTGCATTAATGGGACGGATTGGTTTAGCAGGCAAAACGATCGCTCGCCATCTTAGCCGCGCAGGTTTAGTAGAAAATGTACTAGGGGTCACAGGCGAAGTAAATGTCCAAGGCGAAGCGGTCAAAAACATGGATCACTATGCCAATCGTGTCTTTCTCCGCGCCTTTGAGCAGAGTGGCTTAGTTTGTCGGCTTGCCTCCGAAGAAATGGAGTTACCCTACTACATTCCTGAGAATTGCCCCATCGGTCGCTATACCTTGCTTTATGATCCTATTGATGGCTCTAGCAATATTGACGTAAATTTAGCGATCGGCTCGATCTTCTCGATCCGTCAACAAGAAGGAGCTGACAATTCTGGAGAAGCTCTAGATTTATTGCAGTCAGGACGCAAGCAAATC from Pseudanabaena sp. BC1403 includes the following:
- the hisI gene encoding phosphoribosyl-AMP cyclohydrolase, which produces MPDNWIETLKYDAQGLIPAIAQDHQDGTILMMAWMNRHALELTVSTGEVHYWSRSRQELWHKGATSGHIQKLKKLYYDCDRDVILVKIEQVGDIACHTGARSCFFTEVPIEL
- a CDS encoding four helix bundle protein, encoding MKLENVVQTKSYAFAVRIVKLYQHLINTKKEYVLSKQILRSGTSIGANVEEAIGGQSKADFISKLSIAYKEARETSYWLRLLKDTDYLTSKEFESIYPDVEELCRIIGSIQKSTKGN
- a CDS encoding GTP-binding protein, with the translated sequence MTTNFSQIPVTVLTGYLGAGKTTLLNRILTHEHGKKVAVIVNEFGEVGIDHKLVVNADEEIFEMNNGCICCTVRGDLIRIITNLMRRRDKFDHLVIETTGLADPAPVIQTFFVDEDVSAKTKLDAVVTVVDAKHISQHWDAEEAQEQIAFADIILLNKTDLVSEAELLELEQRIKSMNLMCKIYRTQNSEIEMDAVLGVGAFQLDRALQIDPEFLGEDAHEHDDTVKSVVIVEVGELNLPKVNAWISRLLREQGVDIFRMKGILNIKGIEERFVFQGVHMLFDATRDRLWNPDENRQNELVFIGRNLDSEQLKSDFLACMH
- the fbp gene encoding class 1 fructose-bisphosphatase, with amino-acid sequence MTDSTRLNPAEEIALGRDFMTLSQHVLSTFGTFSAESYDLSALMGRIGLAGKTIARHLSRAGLVENVLGVTGEVNVQGEAVKNMDHYANRVFLRAFEQSGLVCRLASEEMELPYYIPENCPIGRYTLLYDPIDGSSNIDVNLAIGSIFSIRQQEGADNSGEALDLLQSGRKQIGAGYILYGTSTMLVYSLGNGVHAFTLDPSIGEFILFQENIHIPAKGSIYSVNEGNFWQWEEPMREYVRHMHRQEGNTARYSGALVADIHRILFQGGVFLYPGTVGHADGKLRLLYESAPLAFLIEQAGGRATTGTQEILDVVPKKLHSRTPLIIGSSENVKVVESFLKP
- a CDS encoding MBOAT family protein codes for the protein MIFASALFLFLFLPIALAGYFLISSKLLYLRNIFLLIMSLIFYAWGEPVYVFLMIFSILLNYMAGVLLHLHRQKLLTVIKEHQILLISIISNLGLLFYFKYANFFVNNLNVVLQNLSIPAIAYSQVPLPIGISFFTFQAMSYVIDVYRKETDVQLNPINCGLYVSLFPQLIAGPIVRYHDVAKQIVSRTVTRPQFSAGIQRFIFGLAKKTMLANPLGEVADKIFAVPVHEVTTGMAWLGIACYTLQVYFDFSGYSDMAIGLGRLFGFEFLENFNYPYIAQSMRDFWRRWHISLSTWFRDYLYIPMGGNRGSSLRTYLNLWIVFLLCGLWHGASWNFVIWGALHGAYLVIERLGWHKYLDRLWIPVRHLYTLLLVMIAWVFFRAESVSQAIQYLGSMIGITDANGVNHFTMLYFDLKTLINLIMGSILATPIASWVAIQLQKKIISPKFSHLQPVLYGGYYSLLVSLFLISAASLAAGTYNPFIYYRF
- a CDS encoding protein phosphatase 2C domain-containing protein, whose product is MSICPSCKAANPDSHQFCQFCGAKIAIDIVLNILGEEALQPSSVPTRPLNLESVLDTIKIQVKDLASSQLVSDIEKSWDGSEDLEELPLEFNLEDFADVDSETSMIVSSTVQLQDITYAGKTDVGIQRDRNEDDFVTVFQTRSINGKSQISDRSYRGLFVLCDGMGGHDGGEVASAIAVNSITDQFRPFWIDTLPGEKKLNEIICNANQAIFIKNENEKRKSLGRMGTTLVVLGIHDLDVVIAHVGDSRIYKVTNSPNLESESKLEAEPKLEQITRDHEVLNQLLDLGVEPEIAQSRPDAHQLTQALGPNPSDRLEPSIEFFTLTESTLFLLCSDGLCDNDVIDDNWRSHLLPILNKEVDLQTGLDRLIELGNNVNGHDNLTAVLVLCELG
- a CDS encoding metal ABC transporter ATP-binding protein, with translation MLEVEHLGVSYHDVSAVDDVSFVIASGQMVAVIGPNGAGKSTVFKAILGLVPASSGHVRYRSRSLHRQLRKVAYVPQRSQVDWDFPVTVWGAVMMSRTRHRNWLGWIKKSGCHCESIVKSALHRVGMWDLRDRQIGELSGGQQQRVFLARAIAQEAELLFFDEPFVGVDKKTEAVIFDVFAELKSQNKILLVITHDLGSNLDNYDRLLLLNKELIAEGDRDEVITTQNIKRAYGDSVILMQKEVT
- a CDS encoding GTP-binding protein, coding for MQNSQLDVPKRGMPVTIVTGFLGSGKTTLLNQILKNRQDLKVAVLVNEFGDINIDGQLLVDIEDGMVELSNGCICCTINDSLVDAVYNVLERHERIDYMVIETTGVADPLPIALTFLGTELKHLTRLDSILTVIDAETFTADHFGSEAALSQVQYGDIVLLNKTDLVPEAQVDLLEAYLRQTKSKARILRSQHGEVPLPLILDVDLAETSAYNQVENEDEHHKHEHHEHHEHEHHKHEHHEHEHHHHSDHLANDGFISVSFQSDRQFDLDKFTYFLDKVMPVDVFRAKGVLSFSAQDMRFIFQLSGKRYELNYDHRKKPIDNQLVLIGRNLDAQLLQQQLQECLV